One genomic window of Struthio camelus isolate bStrCam1 chromosome 1, bStrCam1.hap1, whole genome shotgun sequence includes the following:
- the UBE2H gene encoding ubiquitin-conjugating enzyme E2 H isoform X1, with product MSSPSPGKRRMDTDVVKLIESKHEVTILGGLNEFVVKFYGPQGTPYEGGVWKVRVDLPDKYPFKSPSIGFMNKIFHPNIDEASGTVCLDVINQTWTALYGEFGISPKDLTNIFESFLPQLLAYPNPIDPLNGDAAAMYLHRPEEYKQKIKEYIQKYATEEALKEQEEGTGDSSSESSMSDFSEDEAQDMEL from the exons TATCGAGAGCAAACACGAAGTCACAATCTTAGGAGGACTCAATGAATTTGTTGTGAAGTTTTATGGACCACAAGGAA CACCGTATGAAGGTGGAGTATGGAAAGTTAGAGTCGACCTTCCTGATAAATACCCTTTCAAATCCCCATCTATAG GATTCATGAATAAAATTTTCCATCCCAACATTGACGAAGC GTCAGGAACTGTATGTCTAGATGTAATCAATCAAACTTGGACAGCTCTCTACGGTGAGTTTGGCATTTCCCCCAAAG ATCTCACCAATATATTTGAATCgttcctgccccagctgctggcatATCCTAACCCTATAGATCCTCTAAATGGTGACGCTGCAGCCATGTACCTCCACCGGCCAGAAGAGtacaaacagaaaattaaag AATACATTCAGAAATATGCAACAGAAGAAGCACTAAAAGAACAGGAAGAAGGCACCGGGGACAGCTCATCTGAGAGCTCCATGTCCGACTTCTCGGAAGATGAGGCTCAGGATATGGAATTGTAG
- the UBE2H gene encoding ubiquitin-conjugating enzyme E2 H isoform X3, producing MFSFTWYISIESKHEVTILGGLNEFVVKFYGPQGTPYEGGVWKVRVDLPDKYPFKSPSIGFMNKIFHPNIDEASGTVCLDVINQTWTALYDLTNIFESFLPQLLAYPNPIDPLNGDAAAMYLHRPEEYKQKIKEYIQKYATEEALKEQEEGTGDSSSESSMSDFSEDEAQDMEL from the exons atgttttcctttactTGGTATATCAGTATCGAGAGCAAACACGAAGTCACAATCTTAGGAGGACTCAATGAATTTGTTGTGAAGTTTTATGGACCACAAGGAA CACCGTATGAAGGTGGAGTATGGAAAGTTAGAGTCGACCTTCCTGATAAATACCCTTTCAAATCCCCATCTATAG GATTCATGAATAAAATTTTCCATCCCAACATTGACGAAGC GTCAGGAACTGTATGTCTAGATGTAATCAATCAAACTTGGACAGCTCTCTACG ATCTCACCAATATATTTGAATCgttcctgccccagctgctggcatATCCTAACCCTATAGATCCTCTAAATGGTGACGCTGCAGCCATGTACCTCCACCGGCCAGAAGAGtacaaacagaaaattaaag AATACATTCAGAAATATGCAACAGAAGAAGCACTAAAAGAACAGGAAGAAGGCACCGGGGACAGCTCATCTGAGAGCTCCATGTCCGACTTCTCGGAAGATGAGGCTCAGGATATGGAATTGTAG
- the UBE2H gene encoding ubiquitin-conjugating enzyme E2 H isoform X2 translates to MSSPSPGKRRMDTDVVKLIESKHEVTILGGLNEFVVKFYGPQGTPYEGGVWKVRVDLPDKYPFKSPSIGFMNKIFHPNIDEASGTVCLDVINQTWTALYDLTNIFESFLPQLLAYPNPIDPLNGDAAAMYLHRPEEYKQKIKEYIQKYATEEALKEQEEGTGDSSSESSMSDFSEDEAQDMEL, encoded by the exons TATCGAGAGCAAACACGAAGTCACAATCTTAGGAGGACTCAATGAATTTGTTGTGAAGTTTTATGGACCACAAGGAA CACCGTATGAAGGTGGAGTATGGAAAGTTAGAGTCGACCTTCCTGATAAATACCCTTTCAAATCCCCATCTATAG GATTCATGAATAAAATTTTCCATCCCAACATTGACGAAGC GTCAGGAACTGTATGTCTAGATGTAATCAATCAAACTTGGACAGCTCTCTACG ATCTCACCAATATATTTGAATCgttcctgccccagctgctggcatATCCTAACCCTATAGATCCTCTAAATGGTGACGCTGCAGCCATGTACCTCCACCGGCCAGAAGAGtacaaacagaaaattaaag AATACATTCAGAAATATGCAACAGAAGAAGCACTAAAAGAACAGGAAGAAGGCACCGGGGACAGCTCATCTGAGAGCTCCATGTCCGACTTCTCGGAAGATGAGGCTCAGGATATGGAATTGTAG